One genomic segment of [Phormidium] sp. ETS-05 includes these proteins:
- a CDS encoding PAS domain-containing protein: MIYTWWAQRQASASLQASEALYAGIFNHSAESIFLLDVLPDGFLVWETANAAWEEGMGIPAAAIAGKSLLEVLPSSMAASLENRCRACIAGGGPIVYEQTLELRGSTRMWRVILVPIWDAGGRIVKLQGSARDVTEEKGRSRSNCAKPATATCSPRASSKSAPPWISKISFPPLC; encoded by the coding sequence ATGATTTACACCTGGTGGGCACAGCGTCAGGCGAGCGCCTCACTACAGGCTTCTGAGGCACTATATGCGGGCATTTTCAATCACAGTGCGGAGAGTATTTTTCTGCTGGATGTGCTGCCAGATGGGTTCTTAGTTTGGGAAACGGCTAATGCGGCGTGGGAAGAGGGGATGGGGATTCCGGCAGCGGCGATCGCGGGGAAAAGCCTGTTGGAGGTGTTGCCATCATCTATGGCAGCCAGCTTAGAAAATCGTTGCCGTGCCTGCATCGCCGGAGGAGGACCGATCGTCTATGAACAAACTTTAGAACTCAGAGGCAGTACCCGGATGTGGCGGGTGATTTTGGTGCCCATCTGGGATGCCGGGGGTCGGATCGTGAAGTTGCAGGGGAGCGCTCGGGATGTGACTGAGGAAAAAGGGCGATCGCGGAGCAATTGCGCCAAACCCGCTACCGCCACCTGCTCACCTCGAGCATCCTCAAAATCCGCTCCTCCCTGGATATCGAAAATATCCTTTCCACCACTGTGCTAG
- a CDS encoding ATP-binding protein, with product MRQTRYRHLLTSSILKIRSSLDIENILSTTVLEVQKTLQAERVFFYLLSPDGSGKLVHLVGTPDLSPIPASDAEGSWLPEDIEKYCCSGAYAIPEITLAEFSQPHLEFLHRHGVRSQITVPVFVRPLSQEVEEEPGILLWGLLCVQQCHQRREWTVWEVDLMKELADQLSIALYQAQLLEQETRQRQELARSNGELEQFAYIASHDLQEPLRTVGSFAQLLERRYQDKLEEKALRYIKFIVDGTNRMQTLVNDLLEYSRVGTRGKPFQVTDCNAVLEEAIANLEGAIRKTDATVQGWRYGDSDITGGHYRRPKAISGLPVVMADSGQLVQLFQNLIGNAIKYSRPEEPPSVNVKAVRQEDGWQFCIQDNGIGIDPKHFDRIFQIFQRLHAQDEYSGTGIGLAICQKIIQRHGGRIWVESKLGFGSWFYFTIPDRNVSIP from the coding sequence TTGCGCCAAACCCGCTACCGCCACCTGCTCACCTCGAGCATCCTCAAAATCCGCTCCTCCCTGGATATCGAAAATATCCTTTCCACCACTGTGCTAGAAGTGCAAAAAACCCTCCAAGCCGAGCGAGTGTTTTTCTATTTGCTATCTCCTGACGGTAGTGGCAAGCTGGTTCATCTGGTGGGGACTCCCGACTTATCCCCCATCCCGGCATCAGATGCGGAAGGCTCCTGGCTTCCCGAAGACATAGAAAAATACTGCTGTAGTGGTGCTTATGCCATCCCAGAAATTACACTCGCTGAGTTCAGCCAACCCCATTTAGAATTCCTCCATCGCCACGGCGTTCGCTCCCAAATCACCGTGCCGGTTTTTGTTCGCCCCCTATCTCAAGAAGTAGAGGAGGAGCCAGGGATTTTATTGTGGGGGCTGCTGTGCGTCCAGCAATGTCACCAACGCCGGGAATGGACTGTTTGGGAAGTTGACCTGATGAAAGAACTTGCCGACCAGCTAAGTATTGCCCTGTATCAGGCGCAACTATTAGAGCAGGAAACCCGCCAGAGGCAGGAGCTGGCTCGGTCTAATGGGGAGTTAGAACAATTCGCCTATATCGCTTCTCACGACCTGCAAGAACCCCTGCGGACCGTGGGCAGTTTTGCCCAGCTATTAGAGCGTCGCTACCAGGATAAATTGGAGGAAAAAGCACTCCGATACATTAAATTCATTGTTGATGGCACCAACCGGATGCAGACTTTAGTTAATGACTTGTTGGAGTATTCCCGGGTGGGGACGCGGGGCAAGCCGTTCCAAGTCACCGACTGCAATGCGGTTCTAGAGGAGGCGATCGCCAACCTAGAAGGAGCGATTAGAAAAACTGATGCCACAGTCCAAGGTTGGCGCTATGGTGACAGTGATATTACTGGCGGTCATTATAGGCGCCCCAAAGCCATTTCCGGCTTACCTGTGGTTATGGCAGACAGTGGGCAACTGGTGCAATTATTTCAAAACCTAATTGGCAATGCCATCAAGTACAGCCGCCCCGAGGAGCCGCCATCGGTGAATGTTAAAGCTGTGCGTCAGGAGGACGGATGGCAGTTTTGCATCCAGGATAATGGGATTGGGATTGACCCGAAGCACTTCGATCGCATCTTCCAGATTTTCCAGCGTCTCCACGCTCAAGATGAGTATTCCGGTACTGGTATTGGTCTGGCCATCTGCCAAAAAATCATCCAGCGCCACGGCGGTCGCATTTGGGTTGAATCAAAACTTGGTTTTGGCTCCTGGTTTTATTTTACTATTCCCGATAGAAACGTTTCCATACCTTGA
- a CDS encoding response regulator: MTSPDQPSDQPKEILLVEDSPSHQDLMLEALAETCVSHKVHIVNNGEEALEFLRQQNNYAAAPRPHLILLDLNMPRMDGRELLAIVKADLDLKLIPIVVFTTSKAATDVIKSYGLHANCYISKPSDIDKLFEFVKVIVNFWLNIVTLPPT, from the coding sequence ATGACCAGCCCAGACCAACCCTCAGACCAACCCAAGGAAATTCTCCTTGTGGAAGATAGCCCGAGTCATCAAGATTTGATGCTTGAAGCCTTAGCAGAAACTTGCGTATCACATAAAGTTCATATTGTCAATAATGGCGAGGAAGCCCTGGAATTCCTCCGGCAGCAAAACAATTATGCTGCCGCACCCCGTCCCCATCTGATTCTGCTGGATTTGAATATGCCGAGGATGGACGGAAGGGAGCTGCTGGCGATCGTCAAAGCTGACTTGGACTTGAAGCTGATACCGATAGTGGTTTTTACCACCTCAAAAGCAGCAACTGACGTAATCAAAAGCTACGGGCTCCACGCCAACTGCTACATTAGCAAACCGTCTGATATTGATAAATTATTTGAGTTTGTCAAGGTAATTGTCAATTTTTGGCTCAATATTGTCACCCTCCCACCTACGTGA